A genomic segment from Neobacillus sp. YX16 encodes:
- the fni gene encoding type 2 isopentenyl-diphosphate Delta-isomerase gives MSRSERKWDHIRYALETGQKRLTAFDDIQFIHQSLPNINVSDVSIHQKIGELSLSSPIFINAMTGGGGEKTYSLNKQLAMVAREAGLAIAVGSQMSALKDKSERYTYEVVRKENPSGILIANLGSEATPDLAKAAIEMIEANALQIHLNVIQELAMPEGDREFSGALRRIEKIVKEVNVPVIVKEVGFGMCKETVESLSSVGVSVVDVGGFGGTNFAEIENKRSDESKAFFNQWGIPTAISISEASHASKPLTIIGSGGFSSSIDIAKGIALGASAVGFAGNFLRILVEEGIDSLEEEISALHLGLKIIMTALGAKSILDLQSAPLMISGQMHHWLTQRGIDTKTYSQRTIK, from the coding sequence GTGTCTAGATCTGAACGGAAATGGGACCATATTCGCTATGCCTTAGAAACAGGGCAAAAACGATTAACAGCATTTGATGATATTCAATTTATTCATCAAAGTTTACCAAACATTAATGTATCAGATGTTTCTATTCACCAAAAAATTGGCGAACTTTCTTTAAGTTCGCCAATTTTTATCAATGCTATGACAGGTGGCGGAGGCGAGAAAACCTACTCTCTTAACAAGCAGCTAGCAATGGTAGCAAGGGAAGCAGGTCTTGCTATCGCAGTAGGATCACAAATGTCTGCATTGAAGGATAAATCTGAGAGATATACATATGAGGTTGTTCGAAAAGAAAACCCTTCTGGAATTCTTATTGCTAACTTAGGAAGTGAGGCAACTCCTGATTTAGCAAAAGCAGCTATTGAAATGATTGAGGCAAATGCCTTACAGATACATTTAAATGTAATCCAGGAGCTTGCAATGCCTGAAGGAGACCGGGAATTTTCTGGTGCTTTAAGGAGAATAGAAAAAATTGTAAAAGAAGTTAACGTTCCTGTTATTGTTAAAGAAGTTGGATTTGGTATGTGCAAAGAAACAGTTGAATCTCTTTCGTCTGTGGGGGTTTCTGTTGTAGATGTTGGTGGATTTGGAGGAACCAACTTTGCCGAAATAGAAAACAAGCGTAGTGATGAATCTAAAGCTTTTTTTAATCAATGGGGAATTCCTACAGCAATCTCTATTTCTGAAGCCTCGCATGCATCCAAGCCCCTAACGATCATTGGTTCTGGTGGATTTTCCTCTAGCATTGATATTGCAAAAGGAATAGCATTAGGTGCGAGTGCCGTTGGCTTTGCGGGTAATTTCTTGAGGATTCTTGTTGAAGAGGGAATTGATTCTTTAGAAGAAGAAATTTCAGCCCTTCATCTTGGATTAAAAATAATTATGACTGCGTTAGGAGCCAAATCTATTTTAGATTTACAAAGTGCTCCATTAATGATATCTGGTCAAATGCATCATTGGTTAACTCAGCGGGGAATCGATACTAAAACATACAGCCAGCGTACTATAAAATAA
- the cmk gene encoding (d)CMP kinase, with the protein MENKISIAIDGPAAAGKSTVAKVVAEKLSYIYIDTGAMYRALTYKALANNINLEDENSLFNTLLETKLELYPSPNGQLVFLDGQEVTEAIRSSEVTNSVSLVATHQKVREEMVRMQQSFAVNGGVVMDGRDIGTHVLPNAEVKVFLLASVEERAIRRHTENLQKGYTSNIEQLKEDIARRDKIDSEREFAPLKKAEDAIEIDTTSLSIPEVAEKVMVLVYERVG; encoded by the coding sequence ATGGAAAACAAAATATCAATTGCCATTGACGGTCCTGCTGCAGCCGGTAAGAGTACAGTAGCAAAAGTTGTTGCAGAAAAGTTATCCTACATATATATCGATACAGGTGCAATGTATCGCGCTTTGACATACAAAGCATTGGCTAATAACATTAATTTAGAAGATGAAAACAGTTTATTCAACACTTTACTAGAAACAAAGCTAGAACTTTATCCATCCCCAAATGGACAATTGGTGTTTCTTGATGGGCAAGAAGTAACAGAAGCTATTCGATCTTCAGAAGTAACAAATTCTGTTTCGCTAGTAGCTACGCACCAAAAGGTTCGTGAAGAAATGGTGAGAATGCAGCAATCCTTTGCAGTGAATGGAGGGGTTGTAATGGATGGTAGAGATATCGGGACCCATGTACTGCCAAATGCGGAGGTAAAGGTTTTCTTACTTGCAAGCGTAGAAGAAAGAGCAATTAGACGTCATACAGAAAATCTCCAAAAAGGCTATACTTCTAATATAGAACAATTAAAGGAAGACATTGCCCGTCGTGATAAAATTGATTCCGAACGAGAATTTGCACCTTTAAAAAAAGCGGAAGATGCTATTGAAATTGACACCACATCTTTGTCTATCCCTGAAGTGGCTGAAAAAGTAATGGTTCTCGTGTATGAAAGGGTTGGATAA
- the sleB gene encoding spore cortex-lytic enzyme: MKKKIVKFLFPLLISLCMVPFTFLENDRAYAFSNQVIQQGAVGDDVIELQSRLQYLGFYNRKIDGVFGWSTYWALRNFQYEFGLPIDGLAGTETKAKLAKASKYNKQFVKEQINKGNKFTHYGGVDQKKQSAPNPKAQPKAQPKAQPNAQPKTPANTANPKQAAPKPAAPKAPPKKPTAANTPGGFSSNDIQLMANAVYGESRGEPYTGQVAVAAVILNRVNSASFPNTVSGVIFEPGAFTAVADGQIWLTPNEQAKKAVLDAINGIDPTGEALYYFNPATATSKWIWSRPQIKRIGKHIFCE; encoded by the coding sequence ATGAAGAAGAAAATTGTTAAATTTTTATTTCCACTCTTAATCTCCCTTTGTATGGTGCCATTTACGTTTCTAGAGAACGACAGGGCTTATGCATTCTCTAACCAGGTTATTCAACAAGGTGCTGTTGGAGATGATGTCATCGAGCTTCAATCTAGACTTCAGTATTTGGGATTTTACAACAGGAAAATTGATGGTGTGTTCGGGTGGAGCACCTATTGGGCACTAAGAAATTTTCAATATGAGTTTGGATTACCAATCGATGGCCTTGCAGGTACAGAGACAAAGGCAAAATTAGCTAAAGCAAGCAAATATAATAAGCAATTTGTAAAGGAACAAATCAATAAAGGGAATAAATTTACCCATTATGGTGGAGTGGACCAAAAAAAGCAGAGTGCACCCAACCCAAAAGCACAACCAAAAGCACAACCAAAGGCACAACCAAATGCTCAACCAAAAACACCAGCTAATACGGCGAATCCTAAGCAGGCTGCACCAAAACCTGCAGCCCCAAAAGCACCACCAAAAAAACCAACGGCTGCAAATACGCCAGGTGGTTTCTCAAGTAACGATATCCAATTAATGGCGAATGCTGTGTATGGAGAATCCAGAGGTGAACCATATACAGGGCAAGTTGCAGTTGCTGCCGTCATCCTAAATCGTGTTAATAGCGCATCCTTTCCAAACACTGTCTCAGGGGTTATTTTTGAACCGGGTGCATTTACAGCCGTTGCGGATGGACAAATTTGGCTTACTCCAAACGAACAAGCTAAAAAAGCAGTACTAGATGCAATAAATGGCATTGATCCAACAGGGGAAGCCCTTTATTATTTTAATCCGGCTACTGCTACAAGTAAGTGGATTTGGTCAAGACCACAAATTAAACGAATCGGAAAACATATTTTTTGCGAATAG
- the prsW gene encoding glutamic-type intramembrane protease PrsW, whose product MLGILSAGIAPGLALLSYFYLKDEYESEPISVVLRTFMYGALLVFPIMFIQHVLHTENIIKSGFIDAFLSSSLLEEFFKWFILFYAIYQHVELDEPFDGIVYGVAVSLGFATVENIFYLFANGIEHAMARALLPVSSHALFGVIMGFYLGKAKFSEGKIIKWVFISLLLPFLLHGSYDYILISQENWLYIILPFMIFLWWFGLRKVKMARILTTNHKKKQYSAQNSFHS is encoded by the coding sequence ATGCTGGGAATATTATCAGCCGGCATCGCCCCAGGTTTGGCCTTGCTGAGTTATTTTTATTTAAAAGATGAATATGAGTCAGAGCCAATATCTGTAGTTTTGAGGACCTTCATGTACGGTGCTCTTCTGGTGTTTCCAATCATGTTTATTCAGCATGTGCTTCATACAGAGAATATCATTAAATCTGGATTTATTGATGCATTCCTTTCCTCGAGTCTGCTCGAAGAGTTTTTTAAATGGTTTATCCTGTTCTATGCGATATACCAACATGTTGAGTTAGATGAACCATTTGATGGAATTGTATACGGGGTGGCTGTTTCTCTTGGTTTTGCCACTGTTGAAAATATATTTTATTTATTTGCCAATGGGATTGAACATGCAATGGCAAGAGCATTGCTCCCTGTCTCAAGTCATGCTTTATTCGGAGTCATTATGGGATTTTACCTTGGTAAAGCAAAATTCTCCGAAGGCAAAATAATAAAATGGGTATTCATATCATTACTTTTGCCGTTCCTCCTGCATGGGTCTTATGATTATATTTTAATTTCACAAGAAAACTGGCTATATATTATTTTACCTTTTATGATTTTTCTTTGGTGGTTTGGCTTAAGGAAGGTTAAAATGGCGAGAATCTTAACGACAAATCATAAGAAAAAACAATATTCAGCTCAAAATTCCTTTCATTCTTAA
- a CDS encoding YpdA family putative bacillithiol disulfide reductase, translating to MQLEDIIIVGGGPCGLAAAIAFKEIGLNPLIIEKGNVVNAIYHYPTHQTFFSTSEKLEIGDVPFITESYKPKRNQALVYYRDVVKRKQLRINSFEKVSKVLEEENGFQIVTNKQTYQTQFVVIATGYYDHPNYMRVPGEDLPKVSHYFKEAHPYFDKDVCVIGGKNSSVDAALELVKAGARVSVLYRGKEYSSSIKPWILPEFEALVRNDTITMEFNSDIIEITNDQVRYKKDGEEKTIYNDFVFAMTGYRPDHQFLKNIGINIDEETGRPLFDPETMETDIEGIYIAGVIAAGNNANEIFIENGRFHGGLIAQSIKKKGVKNFYEKSCIINNWRNDCQ from the coding sequence TTGCAATTAGAAGATATTATTATTGTCGGAGGGGGACCATGCGGTTTAGCTGCTGCTATTGCCTTCAAAGAAATTGGGCTTAACCCTCTTATTATTGAAAAAGGGAATGTGGTAAATGCCATCTATCATTACCCAACACATCAAACATTTTTTAGTACAAGTGAAAAGCTAGAAATCGGTGATGTTCCATTTATTACAGAAAGCTATAAACCGAAACGAAATCAAGCGCTTGTTTATTATCGGGATGTTGTTAAGCGAAAACAACTGCGTATTAATTCTTTTGAAAAAGTATCAAAGGTATTGGAAGAAGAAAATGGTTTTCAAATAGTTACCAATAAACAGACATATCAAACACAGTTTGTTGTCATTGCTACAGGATACTATGATCACCCAAACTATATGAGAGTGCCTGGAGAAGATTTGCCAAAAGTGTCTCATTACTTTAAAGAAGCACACCCGTATTTTGATAAGGATGTTTGTGTAATTGGCGGCAAGAACTCCAGTGTAGATGCAGCCCTTGAACTGGTTAAAGCAGGTGCTAGAGTATCTGTTTTATACCGTGGGAAAGAATATTCCTCGAGCATAAAACCATGGATTCTCCCGGAATTTGAGGCATTAGTGCGTAACGATACCATAACAATGGAATTTAATTCTGATATTATTGAGATTACGAATGACCAGGTAAGATATAAAAAGGATGGAGAAGAAAAGACCATATACAATGATTTCGTTTTTGCGATGACAGGTTATCGACCCGATCACCAATTCTTAAAGAATATAGGGATTAATATTGACGAAGAGACCGGAAGGCCGCTATTTGATCCTGAAACCATGGAGACGGATATTGAGGGCATTTATATTGCAGGAGTAATTGCTGCAGGTAATAATGCTAACGAGATATTTATTGAAAATGGCAGGTTTCATGGAGGGCTTATTGCTCAATCAATCAAAAAAAAAGGGGTGAAAAATTTTTATGAAAAAAGTTGTATTATTAACAACTGGAGGAACGATTGCCAGTAA
- a CDS encoding YpzI family protein — translation MGKDRQEKKLKASGKVESDRDQALHYPGATKLQSPEEARGLNDNKYS, via the coding sequence ATGGGAAAGGATCGACAAGAAAAAAAGTTAAAAGCAAGTGGAAAAGTTGAATCAGACCGTGACCAGGCGTTACATTACCCTGGGGCAACTAAGCTTCAAAGCCCTGAAGAAGCAAGAGGATTAAACGATAATAAGTATAGTTAA
- a CDS encoding YpfB family protein: MKIVERILIKVVIIQFIFLFLAQLFLHQLDIFPQLEQLTKYEGVNENTFTEILQTFNGD, from the coding sequence ATGAAAATAGTAGAAAGAATATTAATAAAGGTAGTTATTATCCAATTTATCTTTCTTTTTCTCGCGCAGCTATTCTTACATCAGTTAGATATTTTTCCACAGTTAGAACAGTTAACAAAATATGAAGGAGTAAATGAAAATACATTTACTGAGATATTACAAACCTTTAACGGTGATTAA
- the ypeB gene encoding germination protein YpeB, which produces MIRGIIIGVLAVGVAGTAYWGYQEHREKNAILINAENNYQRAFHDLTYEMDLLHDKIGTTLAMNSRYSLSPSLVEVWRLTSEAHSDVGQLPLTLLPFNKTEEFLAQIGKFSYQTAVRDLDKEPLSEEEYETLKVLYKQSGDIQSELRKVQHMVLENNLRWMDVELALASGKEKTDNTIIDGFKTVEKTVSGFDESDFGPTFTNMQKKDENFKKIKGKNISEKEAISIAKKYMKFDGNSEVKVTESGKGSDYGFYSVSIKNKKTGQEGSMDITKKAGYPIWFINHREVDKQKISLNDANLKAAAFLKENGYKNLELFESMQYDNTGVFNFVTSENNIRIYPEAVKVEVALDNGNIIGFTAEEYLKSFQTREVEKPVLTSEQARAKVNPNFKIMEERQAIIVNDLNKEVLCYEFLGTIDDDTYRIFINAVDGTEEEVEKLKNAEEVYDEVI; this is translated from the coding sequence ATGATAAGAGGAATAATCATAGGTGTTCTCGCAGTAGGTGTTGCGGGTACTGCCTACTGGGGTTACCAAGAACATCGAGAGAAAAACGCAATATTAATCAATGCTGAAAATAATTATCAACGTGCCTTTCACGATCTTACCTATGAGATGGATTTACTTCACGATAAGATTGGAACAACTCTTGCAATGAATTCAAGATATTCCTTGTCACCTTCATTAGTAGAGGTTTGGCGATTAACCTCGGAAGCTCATAGTGATGTCGGTCAACTTCCGTTAACCTTGCTCCCGTTCAATAAAACGGAGGAATTTTTGGCTCAAATTGGAAAGTTTAGTTATCAAACGGCTGTGAGGGATTTAGATAAAGAACCATTATCAGAAGAGGAGTATGAAACGTTAAAGGTTTTATACAAGCAATCTGGTGATATTCAGAGTGAGCTTCGTAAAGTACAACATATGGTATTGGAAAACAATCTGCGCTGGATGGATGTAGAATTAGCGTTAGCTTCAGGAAAAGAAAAAACCGACAATACGATAATTGATGGATTTAAAACAGTCGAAAAAACGGTTTCGGGCTTCGATGAAAGTGATTTTGGACCTACCTTTACGAACATGCAAAAGAAAGATGAAAATTTTAAGAAAATTAAAGGAAAAAACATTTCTGAAAAGGAAGCAATCAGTATTGCGAAAAAATATATGAAATTTGATGGGAATTCCGAAGTAAAAGTCACAGAGAGTGGTAAAGGTTCAGATTATGGTTTTTATAGTGTATCAATAAAAAACAAGAAAACTGGACAAGAAGGAAGTATGGATATCACGAAAAAAGCAGGGTATCCAATATGGTTTATTAATCACCGAGAAGTTGACAAGCAGAAGATTAGCTTAAATGATGCAAATCTTAAGGCAGCAGCTTTTCTAAAGGAAAATGGTTATAAAAATCTAGAATTGTTTGAGAGTATGCAATATGATAACACAGGTGTCTTTAATTTTGTCACTAGTGAGAACAATATAAGGATTTATCCTGAGGCTGTTAAGGTTGAGGTAGCGCTTGATAATGGAAATATTATAGGTTTCACTGCAGAGGAATATCTAAAATCCTTCCAAACTAGGGAAGTAGAAAAACCAGTTCTAACAAGTGAGCAAGCTCGTGCCAAAGTAAATCCTAACTTTAAAATCATGGAAGAGAGACAAGCGATTATCGTTAATGATCTAAACAAAGAAGTATTGTGTTATGAATTCCTAGGAACCATAGATGATGACACCTACAGGATTTTTATTAATGCAGTAGATGGTACCGAAGAGGAAGTAGAAAAGTTAAAGAACGCCGAGGAAGTTTACGACGAAGTTATTTAA
- the der gene encoding ribosome biogenesis GTPase Der: MVKPVIAIVGRPNVGKSTIFNRIVGERISIVEDIPGVTRDRIYSSGEWLTHDFNVIDTGGIDIGDEPFLEQIRQQAEVAIDEADVIIFLTNGREGVTAADEEVAKILYKSKKPIVLAVNKIDNPEMREQIYDFYSLGFGEPIPVSGSHGLGLGDLLDEAAKHFPKDKGQDYDADVIKFSLIGRPNVGKSSLVNAILGEDRVIVSDIAGTTRDAVDSPYTYNGDKYVIIDTAGMRKKGKVYESTEKYSVLRALRAIERSDVVLVVINAEEGIIEQDKKIAGYAHEAGRAIVIVVNKWDAVEKDEKTMKELEQKIREHFLYLSYAPIVFLSAKTKKRIHTLLPMINTASENHSMRVETSVLNDIIMDAVAMNPTPTDKGRRLKIYYTTQVAVKPPTFVVFVNEPELMHFSYERFLENRIREAFGFEGTPIKIYARERK, from the coding sequence ATGGTAAAACCTGTTATAGCCATTGTAGGGCGACCGAATGTAGGGAAATCGACCATTTTCAACAGAATTGTTGGAGAGAGGATTTCTATCGTTGAGGATATCCCTGGAGTAACGCGTGATCGAATTTATAGCTCTGGGGAATGGTTGACACATGATTTTAATGTAATTGATACGGGTGGGATTGATATCGGGGATGAACCTTTTCTCGAGCAAATTCGCCAGCAGGCTGAAGTAGCTATTGACGAAGCAGATGTTATCATTTTTCTAACAAATGGCAGAGAAGGAGTTACAGCTGCAGACGAAGAGGTAGCAAAGATTTTATATAAATCCAAAAAACCTATCGTATTAGCCGTTAACAAAATTGATAATCCTGAAATGCGTGAACAAATCTATGATTTTTATTCATTAGGTTTTGGAGAACCTATACCAGTATCAGGTTCTCATGGACTTGGATTGGGAGACCTTCTCGATGAGGCTGCCAAACATTTTCCAAAGGATAAGGGTCAGGATTATGATGCAGATGTCATTAAATTTTCACTAATTGGCCGGCCAAATGTTGGGAAGTCATCATTAGTGAATGCAATTCTGGGAGAAGACCGTGTTATTGTAAGTGATATTGCGGGAACAACCAGAGATGCTGTGGATTCACCTTATACGTATAATGGCGATAAGTATGTCATTATTGATACGGCTGGAATGAGGAAAAAAGGAAAAGTCTATGAGAGTACCGAAAAATATAGTGTACTCCGTGCCTTAAGGGCAATAGAACGGTCTGATGTTGTTCTAGTTGTCATTAATGCAGAAGAAGGAATCATCGAACAGGATAAGAAAATTGCCGGATATGCACATGAAGCTGGAAGGGCAATAGTTATTGTGGTCAACAAATGGGATGCTGTTGAAAAAGATGAAAAAACAATGAAGGAACTTGAACAGAAAATTAGAGAGCATTTTCTCTACTTAAGTTATGCTCCGATTGTTTTCTTGTCTGCAAAGACGAAAAAACGTATTCATACACTTTTACCAATGATTAATACAGCTAGTGAAAACCATTCAATGCGTGTCGAAACAAGTGTATTAAATGATATAATTATGGATGCGGTAGCCATGAATCCAACACCAACGGATAAAGGTCGTCGATTAAAGATTTATTACACCACACAAGTAGCTGTTAAACCGCCAACCTTTGTTGTTTTTGTTAACGAACCAGAATTAATGCATTTCTCTTATGAGCGCTTCTTAGAAAATCGAATTCGTGAAGCTTTTGGATTCGAGGGAACCCCGATAAAAATTTATGCCAGAGAAAGAAAATAA
- the rpsA gene encoding 30S ribosomal protein S1 has product MSEDMNQVEVKNYTIGDRVSGQVTKVEEKQVIVNIQDSKHDGIIPISELSSLHVEKASDVVSEGDELDLEVLKVEEDAIILSKRKIDAQKAWVNLEELFNSGEVFETEVKDVVKGGLVVDLGVRGFVPASLVEAHFVEDFSDYKGKNLTFKIVELDKEKNRLILSHRAVVEEEKGKHKKNILNSITPGQVIEGTVQRITDFGAFVDIGGIDGLVHISQLSYQHIDKPSDVVQEGQKVKVKVLNVDRDNERISLSIKETQPGPWSDVAEKAPKGSTLTGTVKRLVSYGAFVEVFPGVEGLVHISQIAHKHIGTPHEVLKEGQEVQVKVLDASEQEQRLSLSIKDLLEKDADENFDYELPEESKGFQLGEMIGDKLKNLGK; this is encoded by the coding sequence ATGTCGGAAGATATGAATCAAGTAGAAGTAAAAAATTATACCATTGGAGATAGAGTCTCTGGACAAGTTACCAAGGTAGAAGAAAAACAGGTAATAGTTAATATTCAGGATAGTAAACATGACGGTATTATCCCTATAAGTGAGCTTTCCAGCCTTCATGTTGAAAAAGCCTCTGATGTAGTTTCCGAAGGTGATGAATTAGATCTTGAAGTACTAAAAGTAGAAGAAGATGCTATCATTTTATCAAAAAGAAAAATCGATGCCCAAAAAGCATGGGTTAATCTTGAGGAACTATTCAATAGCGGCGAAGTATTTGAAACAGAAGTAAAAGATGTAGTAAAAGGCGGTCTTGTCGTTGATCTTGGCGTACGCGGCTTTGTTCCTGCTTCTTTAGTAGAAGCACATTTTGTTGAAGACTTTTCTGATTATAAAGGTAAGAATCTTACTTTTAAAATTGTTGAACTTGATAAGGAAAAAAATCGTTTAATCCTTTCTCACCGTGCAGTAGTGGAAGAAGAGAAGGGAAAACACAAGAAAAACATATTAAATAGTATTACGCCTGGACAAGTGATTGAGGGTACCGTACAAAGAATTACAGATTTTGGTGCATTCGTTGATATAGGTGGTATTGATGGACTAGTTCATATATCCCAATTGTCGTATCAACATATTGATAAACCATCAGATGTAGTTCAAGAAGGTCAAAAAGTAAAAGTTAAGGTTTTGAATGTGGATCGTGATAATGAAAGAATTTCTTTATCGATCAAAGAAACACAGCCAGGACCATGGTCTGATGTAGCTGAAAAAGCACCTAAGGGCAGCACATTAACTGGGACCGTTAAACGATTAGTATCATATGGTGCTTTTGTGGAAGTTTTCCCAGGGGTTGAAGGACTTGTTCATATCTCACAAATTGCACACAAGCATATTGGTACACCTCATGAGGTACTGAAGGAAGGACAAGAAGTACAAGTAAAAGTGCTAGATGCGAGCGAGCAAGAGCAGAGACTGTCTCTTAGCATCAAGGACCTTCTCGAAAAAGATGCAGACGAGAACTTTGATTACGAACTTCCCGAAGAATCTAAAGGTTTTCAGCTTGGTGAAATGATTGGCGATAAATTAAAGAATCTAGGAAAATAA
- a CDS encoding asparaginase → MKKVVLLTTGGTIASKTNKDSGKLASGELTGEELAAMCNLPKDIEVITESVFQKASIHITFEDLVVLKNKIEKYYEDDMVSGVVVTHGTDTLEETAYFLDLTIKDPRPVVITGSQRSPEDLGSDVYINLRHAIYSACSEDLKYAGAVVVFNERIFAARYVKKEHASNIQGFNVFGFGYLGIIDNDVVHIFQKPIKREYFAIQSPVPQVDIIKCYIGADGKFIKAARESGVRGIILEGVGRGQVAPQMMEEIEKSLSEGIVLVITTSAEEGSVYTTYDYKGSAYDLFNKGVILGSDNDSKKARIKLAVALASGLKKINF, encoded by the coding sequence ATGAAAAAAGTTGTATTATTAACAACTGGAGGAACGATTGCCAGTAAAACCAATAAGGATTCAGGGAAATTAGCTTCGGGAGAATTAACGGGAGAAGAACTGGCAGCTATGTGCAATTTACCTAAGGATATCGAAGTAATCACTGAATCAGTATTTCAAAAAGCAAGCATTCATATTACCTTTGAAGATTTAGTAGTATTAAAAAATAAAATTGAAAAATATTATGAGGATGATATGGTTTCCGGAGTGGTGGTAACGCATGGTACGGATACACTTGAGGAAACAGCCTACTTTCTGGATTTAACCATTAAGGACCCCCGTCCAGTCGTAATAACAGGATCCCAGCGGTCTCCAGAAGACTTAGGCAGCGATGTATACATAAACCTGAGACATGCGATCTATTCAGCTTGTTCAGAGGATTTAAAATATGCAGGAGCTGTTGTTGTGTTCAATGAACGGATATTTGCAGCTAGGTATGTAAAGAAGGAACATGCCTCCAACATCCAGGGTTTTAACGTATTTGGATTTGGCTACCTTGGAATTATTGATAATGATGTGGTTCATATTTTTCAAAAACCAATCAAACGGGAGTATTTTGCCATTCAATCACCGGTTCCTCAAGTAGATATTATAAAATGTTATATTGGAGCGGATGGGAAATTTATTAAGGCTGCAAGGGAATCTGGAGTCAGAGGGATTATACTTGAAGGTGTTGGACGCGGGCAGGTAGCTCCTCAAATGATGGAGGAAATTGAAAAATCACTTTCAGAAGGAATTGTCTTGGTGATTACAACGAGTGCTGAAGAGGGTTCTGTGTATACCACTTATGATTATAAAGGCAGTGCCTATGATTTATTCAATAAGGGTGTAATCCTTGGCAGTGATAATGACTCCAAAAAAGCAAGAATTAAATTAGCGGTAGCACTTGCTAGCGGACTAAAGAAAATTAATTTTTAA
- a CDS encoding lysophospholipid acyltransferase family protein codes for MTFYSFARSVVAGVLKPLYRTEVIGLEHFPKDGGVLLCTNHIHNFDPLVVGTTAPRPVHFMAKEEIFKVPVLGNIVRKCNAFPVKRGMGDREALRAGLKVLKDGNVFGLFPEGTRSKTGEIGKGLSGAGFFALRTEADVVPCAIIGPYKSFGKLKVVYGKPIAMEDMRSRKASVEEVTELIMSEIHKLIKEYR; via the coding sequence GTGACGTTTTATTCGTTTGCAAGATCGGTTGTTGCTGGGGTTTTGAAACCATTGTATCGTACTGAAGTAATTGGATTAGAGCATTTCCCTAAAGATGGAGGAGTGTTGCTTTGCACGAACCATATTCATAATTTTGACCCTTTAGTAGTGGGTACTACTGCTCCTAGACCAGTTCATTTTATGGCTAAGGAAGAAATTTTCAAGGTCCCTGTATTGGGTAATATCGTTAGAAAGTGTAATGCTTTCCCGGTAAAGCGAGGGATGGGGGACCGAGAAGCATTAAGAGCGGGATTAAAGGTATTAAAAGACGGCAATGTTTTCGGGCTCTTTCCCGAAGGGACCAGAAGCAAAACAGGTGAAATCGGAAAAGGACTATCAGGAGCGGGCTTTTTTGCGCTAAGAACAGAAGCCGATGTGGTGCCTTGCGCTATTATTGGACCATACAAAAGTTTCGGTAAATTAAAAGTGGTTTATGGAAAGCCGATTGCAATGGAAGATATGAGGAGCAGGAAAGCTTCTGTAGAAGAGGTAACTGAATTAATTATGTCAGAAATCCATAAACTTATTAAAGAGTACCGATAG